The Gillisia sp. Hel_I_86 genome has a segment encoding these proteins:
- a CDS encoding phosphoribosylpyrophosphate synthetase, translating into MKDYGTLSQAINKLKLEEGYEYDFNLLDEKIELKSQSESYHADDFEVDKVLRFEGMSNPDDNAILYCIHTKDGKKGTLVDGYGISGGQIAKELMDKLDLKSSRETK; encoded by the coding sequence ATGAAAGATTACGGCACGTTGTCTCAAGCAATAAACAAGTTGAAATTAGAGGAAGGTTACGAATATGATTTTAATTTATTGGATGAAAAAATCGAATTGAAGTCTCAATCAGAATCTTACCATGCAGACGATTTTGAAGTAGATAAGGTTTTGAGATTTGAAGGAATGAGCAACCCAGATGATAATGCCATCTTATATTGCATTCATACCAAAGATGGTAAAAAAGGAACTTTGGTAGATGGATACGGGATTTCAGGGGGTCAAATAGCAAAAGAGTTAATGGATAAACTTGATCTTAAATCTAGTAGGGAAACGAAATAA
- a CDS encoding Dps family protein yields MSYLGLDEKKTVNTVKELNILLADYHLYYQKLRNFHWNVMGKNFFDLHEKFEELYDDAKLKVDEIAERILTLRYQPASNLSDYLKSSSVKESKSDLSDSEMIKTLLKDHGIILKQLRKVVEEADKGGDEGTIDLIGAYIGELEKTSWMLDAWKMKTNDTHKTL; encoded by the coding sequence ATGAGCTATTTAGGATTAGACGAAAAAAAAACAGTTAATACAGTAAAAGAGTTAAATATTCTTTTAGCAGATTATCACTTATATTATCAAAAACTTCGAAACTTTCATTGGAACGTGATGGGAAAGAACTTTTTTGATCTTCATGAGAAATTTGAAGAATTATATGACGATGCAAAACTGAAAGTAGATGAAATAGCAGAAAGAATACTTACACTTCGCTATCAACCAGCAAGTAACTTAAGTGATTATTTGAAATCTTCCAGTGTAAAAGAGTCCAAGTCCGATCTTTCAGATTCTGAAATGATCAAGACTTTACTGAAAGATCATGGCATTATTTTAAAACAGTTAAGAAAAGTTGTTGAAGAAGCAGATAAAGGTGGTGATGAAGGAACAATTGACCTAATAGGAGCGTATATTGGAGAATTGGAAAAAACAAGTTGGATGTTGGATGCATGGAAAATGAAAACCAACGATACTCATAAAACCTTATAA
- a CDS encoding mechanosensitive ion channel family protein, giving the protein MIKDFNLNDSIKGIWVKMATWLDSLILNLPNFILAGVIFVLFIFIAKYAAKIADKLLRRKGSQDSIRQITTKVVKILIILLGFFVALGLLNLDKVLTSVLAGAGVVGLAIGLALQGTLSNTFSGVILSFLPELQIGDWVETNGYAGEVMEINLRNIVVKESDNNYVMIPNSKIVDEPFKNFTRTARSRVMVNCGVAYSSDLEFVQKLTTETMESLFPQRGNEEVEFMYGEFGDSSINFVVRFWTDVARNRDILMAKNKAIIAIKKAFDKNGINIPFPIRTIDFTNKLSINGPQKEE; this is encoded by the coding sequence ATGATCAAAGATTTCAATTTAAACGACTCTATTAAAGGTATTTGGGTTAAAATGGCCACATGGCTGGATTCCTTGATCCTCAACCTTCCAAATTTCATATTAGCTGGGGTAATTTTTGTGCTATTTATTTTTATTGCGAAATATGCAGCAAAAATAGCAGATAAATTGCTTAGAAGAAAAGGTTCTCAAGACTCTATAAGGCAGATTACCACGAAGGTTGTTAAGATTTTAATTATTCTGCTTGGTTTTTTTGTCGCTTTAGGACTGTTGAATTTAGATAAGGTCTTGACCTCTGTTCTTGCGGGTGCAGGTGTAGTTGGTCTGGCAATCGGGCTTGCCTTGCAGGGCACACTTAGCAATACATTTAGCGGGGTTATCCTAAGTTTTTTACCAGAACTACAAATTGGGGATTGGGTAGAGACCAATGGATATGCAGGAGAAGTTATGGAAATTAATTTGAGGAACATAGTTGTTAAGGAATCTGATAACAACTATGTGATGATTCCAAATTCCAAGATCGTCGATGAGCCATTTAAGAATTTCACTAGAACTGCAAGATCCCGGGTGATGGTTAATTGTGGGGTAGCTTACAGTAGCGATCTGGAATTCGTTCAAAAACTAACTACAGAGACCATGGAGTCCCTTTTTCCGCAGCGAGGCAATGAAGAAGTAGAATTTATGTATGGTGAATTTGGGGACAGCTCTATTAACTTTGTTGTTCGTTTTTGGACAGATGTTGCAAGAAATCGGGATATATTAATGGCAAAGAACAAAGCGATAATCGCAATTAAGAAAGCTTTTGATAAAAACGGAATCAATATTCCATTCCCTATCAGAACAAT